A stretch of Gemmobacter fulvus DNA encodes these proteins:
- a CDS encoding nucleotidyltransferase family protein: MPDTTILILAAGASRRMGGADKLLAQIDGVPLLRRQALAALATSAPVRVALPLDRPARVAALEGLAVEQVSVPDAALGLSASLRAGVAGLAGSVMILPADMPEIDTKMMAQILAKHSEMPGMILRGSAAETPGHPVLFPADLVSALRGLRGDTGARDLLRSHQARLRLVPLPGSAALTDLDTPEDWAEWRARTGMRGET; the protein is encoded by the coding sequence ATGCCCGACACCACGATTCTGATCCTTGCCGCCGGGGCGTCGCGCCGCATGGGCGGGGCCGACAAGCTGCTGGCGCAGATTGACGGGGTGCCACTGCTGCGCCGTCAGGCGCTGGCAGCTCTGGCAACCTCGGCGCCGGTGCGGGTGGCGCTGCCGCTGGACCGCCCGGCACGGGTGGCGGCACTGGAGGGGCTGGCGGTGGAGCAGGTAAGCGTGCCGGATGCCGCACTCGGCCTGTCAGCCTCGCTGCGCGCCGGTGTGGCGGGGTTGGCGGGGTCGGTGATGATCCTGCCCGCCGATATGCCAGAGATCGACACGAAGATGATGGCGCAAATCCTTGCAAAACATAGCGAAATGCCAGGCATGATCCTGCGCGGAAGTGCGGCGGAAACCCCCGGCCATCCGGTGCTGTTTCCGGCGGATCTGGTCAGCGCCTTGCGGGGCCTGCGGGGCGATACCGGCGCGCGCGATCTGCTGCGCAGCCATCAAGCGCGGCTGCGTCTGGTGCCGCTGCCGGGCAGCGCCGCGCTCACCGATCTGGATACACCCGAAGACTGGGCCGAATGGCGCGCCAGAACCGGGATGCGGGGCGAAACCTGA
- a CDS encoding GcvT family protein, with translation MKTHTRVLVIGGGVVGCSVLYHLTKLGWSDVMLVERSELTSGSTWHAAGGFHTLNGDTNMAALQGYTIRLYKELEAITGMSCGLHHVGGITLADNQARFDQLKAERAKHRYMGLDTEILGPEEITKFTDGMVNLEGIIGALYDPLDGHLDPSGTTHAYAKAARMGGAEIVLHNRVLETNPRPDGSWEVVTEKGTIIAEHLVNAGGLWAREIGAMAGVYLPLLPMAHQYLVTDDIPEIMEILKSGREFPHVMDPGGESYLRQEGRGLCIGFYEKPCEPWAIDGTPWTFGHELLNEQFDKIEDSVTFAYRRFPVLERTGVKRVIHGPFTFAPDGNPLIGPVPGLRNYWSACAVMAGFSQGGGMGLALAQWMIEGEVERDPRGFDVARFGNWTSPGYTVPKVIENYQMRFNVSYPNEERPAARPFRTTPMYEVFDGLNAVWGQQYGLEVVNYHALPGDARYEEPTFKRSNAWEATKAEVLAVRNGVGINEVQNFGKYLVKGPKARAWLDRIMAGAIPKPGRLSLTPMLAHSGKIIGDFTVSCLSETEFQLTASYGAQGWHGRWFAQNLEEGVTVENISDARSGFQIAGPKARELLARVTRSDVSEQSFRFMDVKRLTIGMANCIVQRVSYTADLGYEIYTDQMSVRHLWEVLTAAGTDLGLRPFGMRAMMSLRLDKWFGSWGREFSPDYTPAETGLDRFIRWNKPADWIGKAAAMAEKASGPKRRLVSFIVDANDADVVAWEPIWLDGAVVGFCTSGGFSHWAGKSVAMGFLPADKVQDGLQCHIEILGERRPATVHLAPLWDGDGARMRG, from the coding sequence ATGAAAACCCATACCCGCGTACTGGTCATTGGCGGCGGTGTCGTCGGATGTTCTGTGCTGTATCACCTCACCAAGCTCGGCTGGTCCGATGTGATGCTGGTGGAGCGGTCCGAGCTGACCTCGGGCTCCACCTGGCACGCGGCGGGCGGCTTTCACACCCTGAACGGCGACACCAATATGGCGGCGCTGCAAGGCTATACCATCCGCCTCTATAAAGAGCTGGAAGCGATCACCGGCATGTCCTGCGGCTTGCACCATGTCGGCGGCATCACGCTGGCCGACAATCAGGCGCGCTTTGACCAGCTGAAGGCCGAACGCGCCAAACACCGCTATATGGGGCTGGATACCGAGATCCTCGGGCCGGAGGAGATCACCAAATTCACCGATGGCATGGTGAATCTGGAAGGCATCATCGGCGCGCTGTATGATCCGCTGGATGGGCATCTGGATCCCTCGGGCACCACCCATGCCTACGCCAAGGCCGCCCGCATGGGCGGGGCCGAAATCGTGCTGCACAACCGCGTGCTGGAAACCAACCCGCGCCCCGATGGCAGCTGGGAGGTGGTGACCGAAAAAGGCACGATCATCGCCGAACATCTGGTCAATGCCGGTGGGCTCTGGGCGCGCGAGATCGGGGCGATGGCGGGGGTTTACCTGCCTCTGCTGCCGATGGCGCATCAATATCTGGTCACCGATGACATCCCCGAAATCATGGAGATCCTGAAATCGGGCCGGGAGTTCCCGCATGTGATGGATCCGGGCGGGGAATCCTATCTGCGGCAGGAAGGCCGGGGGCTGTGCATCGGCTTTTACGAAAAACCGTGCGAGCCTTGGGCGATTGACGGCACGCCATGGACCTTCGGCCACGAGCTGCTGAACGAACAATTCGACAAGATCGAGGATTCCGTGACCTTCGCCTATCGCCGCTTCCCGGTGCTGGAGCGGACGGGGGTGAAGCGGGTGATCCATGGCCCCTTCACCTTTGCCCCCGATGGTAACCCGCTGATCGGGCCGGTGCCGGGACTGCGCAACTATTGGTCGGCCTGCGCGGTGATGGCGGGCTTCAGCCAAGGCGGCGGCATGGGTCTGGCGCTGGCGCAATGGATGATCGAGGGTGAGGTGGAGCGCGATCCGCGCGGCTTTGATGTGGCACGTTTCGGCAACTGGACCTCGCCGGGATATACCGTGCCGAAGGTGATCGAAAACTACCAGATGCGCTTCAACGTGTCTTACCCGAACGAAGAACGCCCCGCCGCCCGGCCCTTCCGCACCACTCCGATGTATGAGGTGTTCGACGGGCTGAACGCGGTCTGGGGCCAGCAATACGGGCTGGAGGTGGTGAATTACCACGCCCTGCCCGGCGATGCCCGCTATGAAGAGCCGACGTTCAAACGCTCGAACGCCTGGGAGGCGACCAAGGCCGAAGTGCTGGCGGTGCGCAATGGCGTCGGCATCAACGAGGTGCAGAATTTCGGCAAATATCTGGTGAAAGGCCCGAAGGCGCGCGCCTGGCTCGACCGGATCATGGCGGGCGCGATTCCGAAACCGGGGCGGCTGTCGCTGACGCCGATGCTGGCGCATTCCGGCAAGATCATCGGCGATTTCACCGTGTCCTGCCTGTCGGAAACCGAGTTCCAGCTGACGGCGAGCTATGGCGCGCAGGGCTGGCATGGCCGCTGGTTCGCGCAGAATCTGGAAGAGGGCGTGACGGTCGAGAATATCTCCGATGCCCGCTCGGGCTTCCAGATTGCCGGTCCGAAGGCGCGCGAGCTGCTGGCGCGCGTCACAAGGTCGGATGTTTCCGAACAGTCGTTCAGGTTCATGGATGTGAAACGTCTGACCATCGGCATGGCAAACTGCATCGTGCAGCGCGTCAGCTATACCGCCGATCTGGGTTATGAGATTTACACCGACCAGATGTCGGTCCGGCATCTGTGGGAGGTGCTGACGGCTGCGGGCACCGATCTGGGCCTGCGCCCGTTCGGGATGCGCGCGATGATGTCGCTGCGGCTGGACAAATGGTTCGGTTCGTGGGGGCGCGAGTTTTCTCCCGATTATACCCCGGCCGAAACCGGGCTGGATCGCTTCATCCGCTGGAACAAACCCGCCGACTGGATCGGGAAGGCCGCCGCCATGGCCGAAAAGGCCAGCGGGCCGAAGCGCCGCCTTGTCTCGTTCATCGTCGACGCGAACGACGCGGATGTGGTGGCATGGGAGCCGATCTGGCTGGACGGCGCGGTTGTCGGGTTCTGCACCAGCGGCGGGTTCAGCCATTGGGCCGGCAAATCCGTGGCCATGGGCTTTCTGCCTGCCGACAAGGTGCAGGACGGGCTGCAATGCCACATTGAAATCCTGGGCGAGCGGCGCCCGGCCACCGTGCATCTGGCCCCGCTCTGGGATGGCGATGGCGCGCGGATGCGTGGCTGA